The Thiohalophilus sp. genome has a window encoding:
- a CDS encoding alpha/beta fold hydrolase, with protein sequence MRQRIGFCTTSDDVRIAYATAGQGRPLLRVGGWMTHIEHDWDSPVWNHWLRELTRDNTLARFDIRGSGLSDRVVNGQTLEAWVRDTEAVVNSLGWRRFPILGVCQGAAIAVVYALRHPERVSHLVLYNAYTHGAFTKGMSGYRVEEAETLARMIEIGWGRKTGAFREVFARLLSPSDATDQITWWDDLQRLTADRATAARLWRGFHEIDIRDQLPQLRTPTLAAHVKADTMVPFESGRDLAGRIPHCRFLPLEGRNHILQPQDPGWRTFIEEMRRFLAADPHEDVVMAAQFHELTRRECEVLDHVARGRSNASIAHALSLAPKTVRNHVSNICGKLAVSNRTELAVEGRNAGFGMD encoded by the coding sequence ATGAGACAGCGGATAGGCTTTTGCACCACCAGTGATGACGTGCGTATCGCCTACGCAACGGCCGGGCAGGGCAGGCCGCTGCTGCGCGTCGGTGGCTGGATGACGCACATTGAGCACGACTGGGATAGTCCGGTGTGGAATCACTGGCTGCGTGAGTTAACGCGTGACAACACGTTGGCGCGCTTTGACATTCGCGGCTCTGGTTTGTCCGACCGAGTCGTCAATGGGCAGACACTGGAAGCTTGGGTGCGCGATACCGAGGCAGTGGTTAACAGCCTGGGCTGGCGGCGATTTCCGATATTGGGAGTCTGTCAGGGGGCAGCCATAGCTGTAGTCTACGCGTTGCGACATCCTGAGCGCGTCAGTCACCTTGTGCTTTACAATGCCTATACCCATGGCGCATTCACTAAAGGGATGTCCGGCTATCGTGTGGAGGAGGCAGAGACGCTGGCGCGCATGATCGAGATAGGCTGGGGACGGAAAACCGGAGCCTTCCGGGAAGTGTTCGCCCGCCTATTGTCTCCCTCCGATGCGACGGATCAGATCACTTGGTGGGATGATTTGCAGCGCTTGACAGCAGATCGGGCGACCGCGGCAAGGCTCTGGCGCGGATTCCATGAAATCGATATCCGCGATCAGCTTCCGCAGCTGCGCACACCGACTCTGGCGGCGCATGTCAAAGCCGACACCATGGTACCGTTCGAGTCCGGGCGCGACCTGGCCGGGCGCATTCCCCATTGCCGTTTTCTGCCGCTCGAAGGCCGAAACCATATCCTGCAACCTCAAGATCCGGGATGGCGCACGTTTATCGAAGAGATGCGTCGATTCCTCGCTGCTGACCCGCACGAAGATGTGGTCATGGCCGCACAATTTCATGAGCTTACCCGCCGTGAATGTGAGGTCCTGGACCATGTCGCTCGCGGGCGATCGAATGCTTCAATTGCCCATGCGCTATCGCTGGCACCGAAAACCGTACGCAACCACGTTAGTAATATTTGTGGCAAGCTGGCCGTCTCGAATCGCACGGAACTGGCTGTCGAAGGCCGAAATGCCGGCTTTGGCATGGATTAA
- a CDS encoding OsmC family protein: MSAVQEVSIVKRQELLHRHYLEVPADGWITDRARARAGQSNDPVHGEIELANSDGARQQYGIHRAVGGDHDAPNPGDYLSAALAACLHSTLRMIAERLEVAIIDSEVTTTARADVRGALMVDTTVPVSFQHMHCDVFLEVPAGTDERTLKVLMTSAEHCCVVFQTLRSGTKVTTDWRIDQAP, encoded by the coding sequence ATGTCTGCAGTACAAGAAGTATCTATCGTCAAACGTCAGGAGCTCCTGCACCGTCACTATCTTGAAGTGCCTGCGGATGGCTGGATTACCGACCGCGCACGGGCTCGGGCCGGCCAGAGCAACGATCCGGTGCATGGAGAGATCGAACTCGCCAACAGCGATGGTGCCCGTCAGCAATACGGTATCCACCGCGCGGTAGGCGGAGACCACGACGCGCCTAATCCCGGCGACTATCTCAGTGCGGCGCTGGCGGCATGTCTGCATTCAACGTTGCGCATGATCGCCGAGCGACTTGAAGTGGCGATTATCGATAGCGAGGTTACAACCACGGCGCGGGCCGATGTTCGCGGTGCGTTGATGGTGGACACGACAGTTCCGGTGAGCTTTCAACACATGCACTGCGACGTGTTCCTGGAGGTGCCCGCCGGCACAGACGAGCGAACACTCAAGGTGTTAATGACCAGTGCCGAGCACTGCTGCGTCGTATTTCAAACGCTCAGGTCCGGTACAAAGGTGACGACGGATTGGCGGATTGATCAGGCGCCTTGA